In the Theobroma cacao cultivar B97-61/B2 chromosome 1, Criollo_cocoa_genome_V2, whole genome shotgun sequence genome, one interval contains:
- the LOC18612416 gene encoding exopolygalacturonase has product MAVQLNIAVLSILLLLFSTSIPKAQSTVVDVVAKYGAKADEKTDLSTPLLHAWKEACASTTPSKIVIPKGTYRLSRATLDGPCKSAIELQVSGTIKAPADPSAFKDPNWVVFNHVDHLTISGGGVFDGQGAAVWGKNNCAKNKYCAALPINLRFNFVSNAIVQGITTKDSKQFHVNVLGCKNFTFQHFTVSAPENSINTDGIHIGRSNGVKILDTNIKTGDDCVSLGDGSKNVIVERVTCGPGHGISVGSLGKFKGEEPVSGIFIRNCTISNTMNGVRVKTWPDSHPGSATDMHFEDIILNNVGNPILIDQEYCPWNLCNLKVPSRVKLSNISFKKIWGTSSTQQAVKLVCSRGLPCDRVELADIDITYKGPGGPAISQCINVKPRLSGKQNPPACSSPARRTGA; this is encoded by the exons ATGGCTGTACAGTTGAATATTGCAGTTCTATCAATATTATTACTTTTGTTCAGTACTTCAATCCCTAAAGCCCAATCTACCGTTGTTGATGTAGTTGCCAAGTATGGCGCAAAGGCTGACGAGAAGACGGATTTGAGCACT CCTTTGCTGCATGCTTGGAAAGAAGCATGTGCATCGACAACCCCAAGTAAGATTGTAATTCCGAAAGGGACGTACAGATTAAGCCGAGCAACCCTGGATGGTCCTTGCAAATCAGCTATTGAACTTCAGGTTAGTGGCACAATAAAGGCTCCGGCAGATCCTAGCGCTTTCAAGGACCCTAATTGGGTTGTCTTCAACCACGTTGATCATCTTACAATATCTGGCGGTGGAGTTTTTGATGGGCAAGGAGCCGCTGTTTGGGGCAAGAACAATTGCGCTAAGAACAAATATTGCGCCGCACTTCCCATT AATTTAAGGTTCAATTTCGTCAGCAACGCCATTGTACAAGGCATAACTACCAAGGACAGCAAACAGTTCCACGTTAATGTTTTGGGATGTAAAAACTTTACCTTCCAACATTTCACTGTCTCCGCTCCCGAAAACAGCATAAACACGGATGGAATCCACATTGGGCGATCCAATGGGGTCAAGATTCTTGACACAAACATTAAAACCGGTGATGATTGTGTCTCCTTGGGTGATGGTAGCAAGAATGTGATCGTCGAGAGAGTAACCTGCGGACCAGGACATGGCATCAGTGTGGGCAGTCTTGGAAAGTTCAAGGGTGAAGAACCAGTGAGTGGAATTTTTATCAGGAATTGCACCATCAGTAATACAATGAATGGTGTTAGGGTCAAAACTTGGCCAGACTCCCATCCTGGCTCAGCAACAGATATGCATTTTGAGGATATTATCTTGAATAATGTCGGCAATCCTATCCTTATTGATCAAGAATACTGCCCATGGAACCTATGCAATTTAAAG GTTCCATCGCGTGTTAAACTCAGCAACATTAGCTTCAAGAAAATTTGGGGTACTTCTTCAACTCAGCAAGCTGTCAAGCTTGTTTGCAGCCGCGGTTTGCCATGCGATCGTGTGGAACTCGCCGACATTGACATCACCTACAAAGGACCTGGAGGACCTGCAATATCCCAATGTATCAATGTGAAACCCAGACTTTCTGGCAAACAGAACCCACCTGCCTGTTCCAGCCCTGCCAGGCGTACCGGTGCTTAA